The Streptomyces sp. NBC_00576 genome contains the following window.
CCCGGTCGGTGTCGAGATCGTCAGTCGTGGTGGGCTCTTCTGGGAACTCGAAGCCGAGCCGGCGGATGACATCCAGGAGCTCATCCGGGCGGGATCCATTGAGGTAGCCGGCGTCACGGAGGTCGAACTGAAGGCGCCGGTCCGTGTTCTCGGCCCAGAGGAACGAGCCGTCATTGTTGGCGTTGCTGTTGTCGTAGTGGGAGATCCAGCGGGTGCCCAGCGAGGCCGGCAGCGCCTTCTCCTCGTTGACGCCGTGCCAGCCGTTGGGCTCAACCATGAGGGTCCACGGGCCGATTGAGGTCATGCCGAACAGTGTCCGCGTGCCGCTGAACGGGGCGTAGAAGTCATAGGCGGCTTCGACCAGTTCCGGGATTCCGGTATGCGCGGGTTCGGCCTGGCCTCCAAGCCGACGTAGCAGCTCCACTGGGGAGACCCCGTGGACGAGGGTGATGCAGTAGGCCTCTGCTAGGTCCGGGAAACGTTCCTCGAACCACAGGTAGTCGGTGGTATTAGCCGTCATGCCCGTGATCCTCACTCATGCCTCTGACAACTCATGAGTTCCCGCCGTCACGGTGCACGGTTGGCGAAGTCCCGCTACTTACCGAGACCTGTACGAGACGTCGCTGCGGCTGTCACAGCGACCTGACAGGTCGGGGGGCGGGTTCTTCGTCTCGGTCCATGGGGCCTGAACGCGGACAGGTTCGCGGCGCCTCAGTCGATACAGAACTCGTTGCCCTCGATGTCCTGCATCGGGATGCACGAATCATTGCCGTCATACAGCGTTCGCACGTGTACCGCGCCGAGCGGGACCAGTCGTGCGCATTCGGCCTCAAGTGCGGCGAGGCGCTCTTCACCCACGAGTCCGGTGCCGACTCGCACGTCAAGATGCAGCCGGTTCTTGGCTGCCTTCCCTTCGGGGACGCGCTGGAAGTACAGTCTCGGGCCCACACCTGAGGGATCACTGCAGGCGAACCATGAATCCCGCTGCTCAGGTGGCTGCGAGCGCTTGAAGTCGTCCCAGGTGGCAAACCCCTCCGGTGGCGGCGGTACGACATACCCCAACACCTCGCACCAGAAACGAGCGAGGCGCTCAGGTTCTGCGCAGTCGAAGGTGACTTGGAACTTCTTGATCGACGTCATCGATCCACCATATTGGGGCGTGGCGTTCACCGAGATCCCAGGTTTCATCGCCGTGCGGGTCGAGGTCTCGCGTGACATGAGTAGGGCCAACCGACCAGACGGCTACCTCGTGATCCTCCCGCACGGTCACGTCGCAGGCTCCCTCACCAAAGCGTCACTATCGTGCGCACGGTCTCCAGGCACAGACGCGTCATCAACTCGGGCTCTTTGAGTAGCTTGCGCAGCAGTCCTTGATCGGGTACGTCGAGAAGGCGCAGCCGCACGCTCATGTCCGGCTGCTCTGCGCTCGGCAGTGCGATAGTCGTCGACGGCGCGAGCGTCAGCGCCGGGAGACTGGCGGCACCAGAATTGCCCTCATCGGCGCTGGGACTGCTCTCGGTAGAGTCGGCCATCTTCTCCGCCCCCGCCTGATGCTGCCGGTCCTCTAGATCTGCTAGGAACCACAGGTTGTCGAAGGCGATGCTCACCGCGTCGATCTTTTCCGGGTCAGTGTTCCGGACCCTGCTCGCCAGCTCCACCGCAAGAGCATCGACGAGCCCCACTCGCGGCAACCGCGTGCTGGAGAAGGCATTGTGAATCGTGGCCCGGGAGGCGTACGGGACACCGGTCTGCGCCAGAGCCCCCTCCAGAGACGTAAGCGGTGGGTACTTCGCGTAAGCGTGCAGCTGGTGGAGGGCGTCGTTGAGGGCGCGGTGTGCCTGCCCTGTCAGTTCGGGTTTCTTAAGCCGTCCTGCGCGTGCCATGGCCCTCCCCCGGGCTACGTCCAATAACGTCCAACCCTGTCTCAAGCCTGCGGACAACAGCAAGCCGCAGCAGGTGGCTTCTCATGGCATTTCGGCTCGGCAGCGCGCCCCCTGAGCGGGTGGAGGCTCCTTTTCACCCGCGGGAGAACCGTCCTGCTCCAGCCAGAAGAAGGAACCGCACTGCCATGATCCTTTTGGTCCTGCTCGCCCTTGTCATCCTGGCACTGGTTATCCGGAGTGCCATGGAGAAGGCTCCGGAGGGTGATGTCCTTGCGGTCCTCCGCCTCGCCCTGACCGGGATCTTGATCCTGGTCCTTACATATGTGGCGATGCGGATCGTGCCGCCGGAGACGGTTCCCGACTTCCTGAACCGCGCGCTCAAGGCGCTCAAGGGCTGACGTGCGCACAGCTTGACGCCCGACAAGGTGCCCGCAGCCAGGAAGATTGGCTGCGGGCGCTTTTTGACTTTCTCCGGCGGCCCGAGTGGTACCTGCTGCGGTCGCAGCGCTGCTCGAGTCCGTCGCCGGGCCGGGGAGCTCAACCTGGGTGGTCGATGGCGGCCCGATACCGTCGCCCAGTACCGCTCAGCACACTCAGCCGCGCGACTGGCCCCGCTGAGGCCGAAGCTGAACGACTCGGTTCGTTGCGAAAACGACTTGGCTGAGTGAGACGGGACAGCTGGCTGGCGGGGTTGCGGAAACCCTGGGCGGCCCAGGCGACCAGGTTGATCACTCGCTTGATGCCTTCGCTCTTCGCCTCGCTGTGGCCGATGGCGATGAACGCGGTGGTCTCGGGCCATCACCGGTCGAACGTGGTGGCGATCCTGCGGCCCCAGGCGAAGCCCCATCCGTGCCCGTTCGGCCCAACAGCACGCGCCGGCCGGGGCCGTGTCCATAGGGTCGCGGTGACGGTCCCGCAGCCCACCAGCCCGAATGGCTCATCTTCACGGAAAGCAAGCCTCCAGGACGGTCCAGCACACGCACCTTGACGCCCCGCCTCCCAGAGCAGCCTCGGCCCCTGGAGAGGACGACGACGCTGCAGGGCCTCGTCCCCGTTCACCGGGGCTGACGAGTTGCGCGGCGCGGAGCACCGCCGGTGTTACGTACTCAGGTCCCGCCGCCGCACCCCCGCCAGCCCCGCGGTCACCAGCCCCGCCGCAATCCCGGTCAGGACCACCACCGGCCCCCAGCTCATCCCCCCGCCCGGCAACTTCGGCAGATGCCCGAACGGCGACAGATCCAGCACCCCCTGCGGCACATCCAGCGCCGGCCCGATCCACCCCACCAGCAGCGCGAACCCGGCAACACCCCAGGCTCCCACCGCCAGTTGGGGCGAAACCCCGTACAGCAGTACCGCCAGTCCGCCCAGCACCCACACCGCCGGGACCTGTACCAGGCTCGCCCCGACGACCGGGCCCAGTTCCTCCCCGTACCCGAGTGCCAGGCCCAGGCCGCTCAGCAGCAGGATCAGTGCCGCGCCGCCGAAGGCGATCACCAGGTGGCCCCCGGCCCATCGCAACCGGCCCACCGCGTTGGCGAGGATCGGCTCGGCCCGTTGGGAGGTCTCCTCCGCGTGCAGCCGGAGTACCGACGAGACGACGTAGAGCGCCGCCACCATGCCGAACATGCCGACCATCGTGGCGAGGAACGCGTCCTCGATGCTCGACTGGCCGCCCATCCGCTCGATGATCTCCCGGGATTTCGCGTTGTCGCCGACCAGGTCGGCCGCGCCCTTCGTCAGCCCGCCGAAGGCGACCCCGGCCGTGAAGAACCCGATGCTCCAGCCGGCGACAGCGCCCCGTTGCAGCCGCCAGGCCAGCGCGCCCGCCGTGCCCAGGCGGCCGGTCGCCGGTCCGGGACGGGTCGGGAGGAAGCTCATCCCGACGTCCCGGCGACCCGCCAACTCGTAGGCGAGCCAGCCCTGTAGTACCGCCGCAGTCGCGAACAACCCCAGCACCCACCACCGTTCGTCCGCGAACGGCCGTACGTTCTCCAGCCAGCCGATCGGTGAGGCCCAAGTCAGCGGCGACGAACCGTCGTTCGTCGCCGAGTCGCCCGCCGCGCGCAGCACGAACGCCGCGCCGAGCAGGCCGCCCGTGAGGCCCTTCGCCAGCCGCGCGCTCTCCGTGAACTGGGCGACGATCGCCGTCAGGGTGGCGAACGCCGTTCCCACGCCCCCGATGCCCAGACCCAACGCCAGCGCACCCGACGCGCCCTGGCCCGCCAGGCCGCCCGCGATCAGCAGCGCCAGTGCGGCGTTGGCCACCAGGGCGGTGAGCAGGGCCGCAGTCAGTGGGGCCCGGCGGCCCACCATCGCCGACGAGATCAGTTCCTGACGTCCGCTCTCCTCCTCGTCGCGGGTGTGCCGTACGACGACGAGCAGGCTCATGACGCCGGCGAGGATCGCCGCGTAACCGCCGATGCGCCAGGCGGTCAGGCCGCCGATCGAGTCGCTGAACACCGGGCCGTACGTGGCCCGCAGTGAGCTGTTGGTGAGCATCTGGCGGGCGATGTCGGCGCGTTCGGCGGGCGACGAGTACACGCTCTCCAGGGAGCCCGGGAGGGACAGGACCATGAGGGCCGTCACCGCCACCCACACCGGGATCATCACCCGGTCGCGCCGCAGGTTGAACCTCAACAGCGTTCCGGTGCCCGCCAGTTGACGTGAGCCGACGGTCCTCCGTACTGCCAGGGCTGACGTGATGGCGGTCATCGGGTCACCGCTTCGCCCTGGTAGTGGCGCAGGAACAACTCCTCCAGCGTCGGTGGCGTCGACCTCAGCGACCGCACGCCCGACTCTGTGAGCGAACGCAGCACCGCGTCCAACTTGTCGGTGTCCACCTGGAGTTGGACTCGGCTTCCTTGTACATCCACGTCGTGGACACCGGGCAGGCGTGCCAACCCGTTCGGCGCGCCCGCCAGTTCCGCCGTGATGCTCGTCCGGGTGAGGTGGCGCAGGTCGGCCAGTGAGCCGCTCTCGACGGTTCGGCCGTTCCGGATGATGCTCACCCGGTCGCACAACTCCTCGACCTCGCTGAGGATGTGGGAGGAGAGCAGGACCGTACGGCCCCTGTCGCGTTCCTCCTCCACGCAAGTCTGGAAGACCTCCTCCATCAACGGGTCGAGCCCTGAGGTCGGTTCGTCGAGGATGAGCAGGTCGACGTCCGATGCGAACGCCGCCACCAGCGCCACCTTCTGGCGGTTGCCCTTCGAGTACGTGCGGCCCTTCTTGGTCGGGTCCAGCTCGAACCGGTCGATCAGGTCCGCCCGGCGCCCCTTGTCGAGTCCGCCGCCACGCAGCCGGCCGTACAGGTCGATGACCTCGCCGCCCGAGAGGTTGCGCCACAGGGTGACGTCGCCGGGGACGTACGCGATCCGGCGGTGCACCTCGACCGCGTCCGCCCACGGGTCCCGGCCCAGGATCCGCGCGGCGCCCGAGTCGGCGCGCAGCAGGCCGAGGAGGACGCGGATCGCCGTGGACTTCCCGGCGCCGTTGGGGCCTAGGAAGCCGTGCACTTCGCCGGCCTCGACGGTCAGGTCGAGACCGTCCAGGGCGTGCGTCTTCCCGAACGACTTGTGGAGTCCGGATACCTCGACAGCGGGGCTGGCCTTCGTCATGTTTCCGAACGTACGCTTACTTCAGAAATTTGTGAAGTTAAGGAAGTGTATGAATGACGGTTACGCTTTACGTATGACGGAACCGGGTGTGGCAGGGAGCGGGCGGGACTCCGAGGCGGTGTCGAGGTTCGTCGAGAGCTTCGCCGCCCAGCTCGTCGAGGCCGGGATGCAGCGCATGGCCGCCCGCGTCTTCGCGGCGCTCCTCGCCTCCGACGCCGGCGCCCTGACCTCCGCCGAGCTCGGTGAACAGCTCCAGGTCAGCCCGGCCGCCGTCTCCGGCGCCGTGCGCTATCTGTCCCAGGTGCACATGGTCTCGCGGGAGCGCGAACCCGGCTCGCGGCGCGAGCGGTACCGGGTGCACAGCGACCAGTGGTACGAGGCACTGACCAACCGCGACGCCATCCTCAAGCGCTGGGCCCAGACCCTGCGCGTGGGCGTCGACAGCCTCGGTGTCGAGAGCCCCGGCGGTCAGCGCATCGCCGAGACGCTCGCCTTCTTCGAGTATCTGGAGGGCGAGCTCACCAACCTGATGGACCGGTGGCGGGAGGAACGCGCCAAGACCTTCGGCCAGGACTCCTGACGCGCACGAGCGGTGCGGTGCGTCGGAGGCCCTGGCCGAAGGATGTGCTCAACTCACGCTCTCAACTCCCGTACGGCTAACGCTCCTTGGTCTCCTCCAGCACCGTCCGACCCAGCAGCGCGTACCGCTCGGGGGCCCGGTGCTTCAGGTAGGTGGCGTAGCCGATGCCGCCCGCCGCGATCAGCGCGACCAGCCACGGCGTCGACTTGAGCACCAGTGAGCCCGACTCCGTGCCCGCCGCGACCCCCATGTTGGACACCAGCAGCACCACCACCGCGAGCATCGCCACGCCGCCGATGAGCGGGGCCGTGAACGTCCGGAACCAGTGGCGGCTCTCCGGGTGGTGCTTGCGGAAGTAGGCCAGGACCGCGAAGGAGCAGACGGCCTGGACGACGAGGATCGCCATCGTGCCGAGGATGGCCAGCAGGACGTACGTACCCGTGTACGGGTCCTTGTGGGCGGCCCAGAAGCCGATCAGCAGGAGGGCGCTGATGATCGTCTGGACGAGGCCCGCGATGTGCGGGGAGCCGTGGTCGGCGTGGGTGCGGCCGATGGTCCGCTTGAGAGAGGGGAGTACGCCCTCGCGGCCCAGGGCGTACATGTAGCGGGCGGCGCAGTTGTGGAAGGCCATGCCGCAGGCCAGCGAGCCGGTGATCATCAGCCACTGCATGACGACGACCGCCCAGTGGCCGACGTACTGCTCGGTGGGGTTGAAGAACAGGGCGAGCGGGTTCGAGGACGAGGCCGCCTTGACCGCCGCGGCCTCGCCGTTGCCCGTGATGGCCATCCAGGAGACGAAGACGTAGAAGACGCCGACGCCCAGGACGCTGATCATCGTCGCCTTGGGGATGATCTTCTTCGGGTCGCGGGACTCCTCGCCGTACATCGCCGTCGACTCGAAGCCGACCCATGACCAGAAGGCGAAGAAGAGGCCGAGGCCGGCGCTGGTGCCCTGGAAGGCGTTGACCGGGTTGACCGGGCCGAAGGTGAAGCCGTTCGGGCCGCCGCCGTGGAAGGCGACCGAGATCGCCATCGCGGCGAGGATCGTCACCTCGGTGCCGAGCAGGACGATCAGCAGCTTCTCGGCCACCGACACCCCGAACCACGTACCCGTGGCGTTGATCGCGAGCATGACGATCGCGAACACCCACCAGGGGACGCTGACGCCCGTCTGGTCCTTCACGGTCTCGGTGGCGAAGGTCGAGAAGATGCCGATGAGGGCGGGCTCGAAGACGACGTACGCGAAGGTGGCGAGCAGTCCGGAGGCGAGGCCGACCGTGCGGCCGAGGCCGTAGGAGATGAAGCCGTAGAAGGCGCCGGTGGACGTGATGTGCTTCGCCATCGAGGTGAAGCCGACGGCAAAGATTGCCAGGACGACCATTGCGACCAGGTAGCTCGCGGGTGCGCCGATGCCGTTTCCTGACGACACCATGAAGGGCACGTTGCCCGTCATCGCGGTGATCGGCGCAGCCGTGGCGACGGCCATGAAGACCACGCCGAGCAGGCCGATCGCGTTCGGCTTCAGCCGGTGAACCGTGCCTTCGTCACCGGGACTTGCGCCCGTACTCGTACTGTCCGCCGGGGCTACGCCCTCGTCCACTGCCATCGGGTGGCCCCTTCCTGGTTGCTTTGCCGCGCACTGCCGGTGGGGTGGAACTCTGTAGTCCGAATGAGTCGGTAAAGGGTGTCGGGGCGTTAAATGTTTGTCAACCAGACCTTTAGAAATCTGGCGGCAACACGTGGCTCGTACGGTCGTCGCCATGAGCACGTACACCTCCACCCTCGGCGGCCACCGCTACCGCTTCGACTCCCTCGCGCGCCTGCTCGCCGCCGCGAGCCCCGAGCGCTCCGGCGACCGACTGGCAGGCCTCGCCGCGGACTCCGCGCAGCAACGGGTCGCGGCACGCTGGGCGCTGGCGGACGTGCCGCTGGCTCAATTCCTCGCCGAACCGGTGATTCCGTACGAGGACGACGACGTGACCCGGCTGATCGTGGACACGCACGACCTGGCCGCCTTCGCGCCGGTGGCCGCGCTGACGGTGGGCGGCTTCCGGGAGTGGCTGCTGTCGGAGGCGGCGGATGCCGAGACCCTGGCCGCCGTGTCGGCCGGGCTCACGCC
Protein-coding sequences here:
- a CDS encoding DUF6461 domain-containing protein translates to MTANTTDYLWFEERFPDLAEAYCITLVHGVSPVELLRRLGGQAEPAHTGIPELVEAAYDFYAPFSGTRTLFGMTSIGPWTLMVEPNGWHGVNEEKALPASLGTRWISHYDNSNANNDGSFLWAENTDRRLQFDLRDAGYLNGSRPDELLDVIRRLGFEFPEEPTTTDDLDTDRAIPAAFALAEHLTQIRLMPAHLQDTVFVCGSAEIK
- a CDS encoding GbsR/MarR family transcriptional regulator — its product is MTEPGVAGSGRDSEAVSRFVESFAAQLVEAGMQRMAARVFAALLASDAGALTSAELGEQLQVSPAAVSGAVRYLSQVHMVSREREPGSRRERYRVHSDQWYEALTNRDAILKRWAQTLRVGVDSLGVESPGGQRIAETLAFFEYLEGELTNLMDRWREERAKTFGQDS
- a CDS encoding APC family permease, which encodes MAVDEGVAPADSTSTGASPGDEGTVHRLKPNAIGLLGVVFMAVATAAPITAMTGNVPFMVSSGNGIGAPASYLVAMVVLAIFAVGFTSMAKHITSTGAFYGFISYGLGRTVGLASGLLATFAYVVFEPALIGIFSTFATETVKDQTGVSVPWWVFAIVMLAINATGTWFGVSVAEKLLIVLLGTEVTILAAMAISVAFHGGGPNGFTFGPVNPVNAFQGTSAGLGLFFAFWSWVGFESTAMYGEESRDPKKIIPKATMISVLGVGVFYVFVSWMAITGNGEAAAVKAASSSNPLALFFNPTEQYVGHWAVVVMQWLMITGSLACGMAFHNCAARYMYALGREGVLPSLKRTIGRTHADHGSPHIAGLVQTIISALLLIGFWAAHKDPYTGTYVLLAILGTMAILVVQAVCSFAVLAYFRKHHPESRHWFRTFTAPLIGGVAMLAVVVLLVSNMGVAAGTESGSLVLKSTPWLVALIAAGGIGYATYLKHRAPERYALLGRTVLEETKER
- a CDS encoding VOC family protein — protein: MTSIKKFQVTFDCAEPERLARFWCEVLGYVVPPPPEGFATWDDFKRSQPPEQRDSWFACSDPSGVGPRLYFQRVPEGKAAKNRLHLDVRVGTGLVGEERLAALEAECARLVPLGAVHVRTLYDGNDSCIPMQDIEGNEFCID
- a CDS encoding ABC transporter permease; protein product: MTAITSALAVRRTVGSRQLAGTGTLLRFNLRRDRVMIPVWVAVTALMVLSLPGSLESVYSSPAERADIARQMLTNSSLRATYGPVFSDSIGGLTAWRIGGYAAILAGVMSLLVVVRHTRDEEESGRQELISSAMVGRRAPLTAALLTALVANAALALLIAGGLAGQGASGALALGLGIGGVGTAFATLTAIVAQFTESARLAKGLTGGLLGAAFVLRAAGDSATNDGSSPLTWASPIGWLENVRPFADERWWVLGLFATAAVLQGWLAYELAGRRDVGMSFLPTRPGPATGRLGTAGALAWRLQRGAVAGWSIGFFTAGVAFGGLTKGAADLVGDNAKSREIIERMGGQSSIEDAFLATMVGMFGMVAALYVVSSVLRLHAEETSQRAEPILANAVGRLRWAGGHLVIAFGGAALILLLSGLGLALGYGEELGPVVGASLVQVPAVWVLGGLAVLLYGVSPQLAVGAWGVAGFALLVGWIGPALDVPQGVLDLSPFGHLPKLPGGGMSWGPVVVLTGIAAGLVTAGLAGVRRRDLST
- a CDS encoding ABC transporter ATP-binding protein, which codes for MTKASPAVEVSGLHKSFGKTHALDGLDLTVEAGEVHGFLGPNGAGKSTAIRVLLGLLRADSGAARILGRDPWADAVEVHRRIAYVPGDVTLWRNLSGGEVIDLYGRLRGGGLDKGRRADLIDRFELDPTKKGRTYSKGNRQKVALVAAFASDVDLLILDEPTSGLDPLMEEVFQTCVEEERDRGRTVLLSSHILSEVEELCDRVSIIRNGRTVESGSLADLRHLTRTSITAELAGAPNGLARLPGVHDVDVQGSRVQLQVDTDKLDAVLRSLTESGVRSLRSTPPTLEELFLRHYQGEAVTR